In the genome of Luteitalea pratensis, the window GGACGGGGTCGCCTCCCGACAGCCGCCGAATCCAGATGTCGAAGTTGCCGCCGCTGTTGGAGGCGTATGCGATCCACTGGCCGTCAGGCGAGACGTTCGGATCGGTTTGAAGGCCACCCTCGAACGTGAGGGGTACGGGCAGCGGGCGCGCCGTCGCTGCGGCACCTTCGGTCCGTTTGCCTCGCCAAGCGGCTATTGTGACCATCGTGGCGAGCAAGACCATCGCCGTGGCAACCAGCCACCGGCGCTGTGGCGCGCTGGACATCACGCGCGCCACCGTCGACTCCGCCTGCGTGCCGGTAGTCAGGCGCGGCTCCGCGTCATCGTCTTCGACCGCAGTGAGATCGGGAAGCGCCTGGGGCACGGCGACCGTTCCGACGAAGCGATACCCAACGCGCGGCACCGTCTCGATGTACAGGGGGCGTTCCGCCGAGTCGGCGAGCGCGTCACGCAGCCTGCGTACCGCGCTGTTGAGACCGTGCTCGATGTCGACGAGGGTGTCGCTGGGCCAGAGCATTGCGGCCAGCTCATCGCGAGTGACGACATCGCCGGCGCGATCCAAGAGGGAGAGGAGGATGCGAACTGATTGTTCCGGCACGCGAATCCGGCTACCGCCCTTGCGCAACTCGCGCGTTCGAGGGTCTACCCGAAACGGCCCGAAACCAATCGCGCGTGCCGCTGCCGGCGTCTGCATAGGGAGCTCTTGATGCACCGCCATTGTAGGTGCAGGCACCCGGACGGGACCAACTTCCCCCAAACAGGGCGCACGGCCTCGGTGGGCGTAGCGGCAGTGCCCGTGCCCTCGGCAAGATCGCGAACTGTCTCACCGCGGCGCGGTGGACCGGCACCCGGACGTGGTTCCTGGGCGCGACGCTGTGTCTGCCTGAAACGTGGCTCACCGCTCCCCAGCGCGCCAGGGCGCGAATTCCGGAGGCGGTACCATTCGCTCCGCAAAGGGCAATTGGTGTTGAGTTGCTCCGCCAGGTGCGGGCGGCGGGCTTTACCTTCACCGCGGTGGCGGGCGCTGGGGAGTGACAACGCCACAATGCGACGCACGCTGCATGGCGCCGGTCTGCCGTAAGCGCTGATGGGCCAGGGCGAGCAGCGCTCGCGCCGAGGCCGTGGGCGGCAAGTGCACCAGGTTAGCAACGTCTGCGGTCGCGGTCTTCGAATTCCCGTTGCACAGCAGCCAGACTTCCGGTGGGAGCCGTAGGTCGCGCGAGTCGTGCGCGGCTGTCACCCGGACGCACAGGCGCGCGCGCCCGGCCGGCGACCTACCAACGACTGGGTGTGCGACACGAGAGACAGCGTGTTCAATAGCGTCGTTCACCACCGACCACGTCGATGCGGCTGTTGGCAGCTCTCCGGACACCGTCCAATTCACGGGCACCGTGCTGTGCACCAGGACACCTTTGCAAAGGTGGATACGATGGCCCGAACTGGCTCCCAGGTGCGTCGGCGCACCCGCGCAGCTCGATGACCAACGGCTGAGGAGACAACACGACACCTTAAACAAGGCTCCGCACTGCGCCGTGCACTCGCAGGACGCGGCCCGCGTGGTGCGAGCTGCCGCGCTCCTCGTTCGACGTTCTCATTGCTGCGACGGACTAGGACGCGCTCCAGCGGCCGACGCGCGCAAGCGTTCCTTTCCTGCCAACAAGGCTGCGATCCGCATTCTGCTCGCCTCCGCCGGGCTGAAGCGCAGCATCCCCCTTCTGACCGCGACCATGTCGTCGGCCTGCAACGTTGCACGCATCAGACCTGACGCGGCATGCCTGATGCCGAGCAGGTGACCGATCTCGTGCGCCACGATCGCTCCGACGAGGTCGTCATGCCTCGGCATCGCGAGCAGTGGGTTGGTGCCGGTTCCGGCGCGTCGCGTCAGTCGAAAGGCAACGCCGGCTACGCAGGGGGACCGAGACGATCACCGTTCCCGCCGAGTCGCGTGCGCCGTGAGCGGCAATACCGCAGTTGTCGCGGCCATTCTGCCGATCACGGGACGAAAGGATGACGACGATCTCCGGCACCGGCATGTCCTCGATTGGGCACGATTGCGCCGTATCACACAGACGCCATGCCACGACGAGTCCGGTCGACGCCAGCAGGTGCTTCGCCACCTCCAACGCGGGCCGTGCCGTGGCGGCGTCGACGTGTCTGTCGGCGTAGGCCCGCACGCGCACAGCGGCCAATTCCGGATCCGCCTCGCTCGTCACCGACGTCGAACCGGCCATCAATATTGCAGAGATGAAGCCGAGCATGTGGTCCCCCATCGCTCACGTCGGCGCGTTAATATTCGCTAGGCCCGCTGGCCGGGCGCGCGAACCCGATTGCCGTGTGGGGGAAGCTAGGCGTGACGAACCACCGAAGTCCTCAGCGCGAAGCTCAGAAACCCTCAGCGTTTCTCAGCGGGCCCGACCGGGGGTCTAACCCGGTGCGTTTCTACGAGTTCGACCAATTCCGCATCGATACGAAACGCCACCTGCTGATGCGCGACGGCGGGCCCGTTGCCATCAAGGGCAGGGCATTCGAGACGCTGGTGCTGCTGGTCGAGCACGCCGGCCGGCTCCTCGAGAAGGAGGAGCTGATGAACCGGCTCTGGCCCGAGACGGCCGTCGAGGAGGCGAACCTCACCCAGAACATCTTCGAAGTGCGGAAGGCTTTGGGCGAAGTGCCGGGAGAGCAGCGGTTCATCGCTACAGTCGCCCGGCGAGGTTATCGCTTCGTCGCGGAGGTCCGCGCGATCGCAGAGGAGGCCGCAGCGGACGATGACCCGGCAGCCGTGGATGGGCAGTCCAAGGTGCCGCTCGTCGAGACCAAGCGCGTCGAGGGCCGGACGGTCATCTACGCAGGTGTGGCGGCGGCGATTGTGCTGTCGCTGCTGGGGACGGGGCTTTACGTGGTGTCCAGGCGTCCGCCACCGGTCGTCTCCGGCACCCCGTCGTCCACACCCAACGCGAAGCGACTCACCTACGGCTCGGGTCTGCAGACTGACGTGAGCTGGTCACCCGACGGCCGGCGGATCGCCTACGCGTGGAACCGTGGCGGGAACTTCGACATCTGGGTGCAGAGCATCGATGGCGGCGATCCGACCCAGGTGACCAGTTCGCCGGGCGACGACAGGCAGCCGGCCTGGTCGCCGGATGGCCAGCGTCTGGTCTTTCGTTCCGAATCTGACGGCGGTGGCCTCTTCACCGCGGACGTCCAAGCCGGTCCCGTGCGGCGAATCGCGTCATACGGGCACCGCCCCGCATGGATGCCCGATGGCCGCGACGTCGTGTTCATGGACAGCGACGGTCTCCGCGCGGCGTTCATCGTCGCAGCCGACGGCGGCGAGGCCCCCCGCCGAATTCTCGAGGCCGAGCTCAGTCGCACTATCTGGGCGGCGAGCGCGATCCATCCCGAGGGGAGGATCTCGGTCATCACTACCGGCAAGAACTTTCCAGACGGCGTGTTTTTCGTCGCCGATCGGACCAATAGCCGGCTCAGGGCCGTCGATACGAGCGCCGCTGTACCGTTCGGGTTGCTCGAACCCAACACTCTCCGAAGCCTCACATGGAATGCGTCCGGAACGGGGTTGATTGTCGGAGCCGTGAGTGACGGCGTGCCGACCCTCTGGCGTGTCCCGGTGGAACCAGTGAGCCTGCGTTGGCGAACGCCCGAGCGCCTGACGACCGCACCAATGAGGGCCGAGGCCTCGGCTGTTTCACCGGACGGCACCCGCGTGGCGTTCACGAATGCGCACACGTCGACCCGCGCCTGGCTGTTCCCGTTCGATGCCAACGGCGCCCGGCTCATGGGCGACGGCCGGGCGCTGACCGACGAGGATCTCGCGCTCGTGACTCTCAGTCTCGCCCCTGACGGGGCGGCTCTCTGCTATGGTGCGCGTGAGGCAGGGCGAAACCGAATCCGCCTGTTGCACACCAATCTGGCCACCGGCCGCACGACATTCCTCGCCGAAACCCGTGAGGGCGTGATTTCCCGGAACGGGCGCAGGGTGGCCTACCCTTTGACACGCACCGGATCCAGGTCTACTGGGGCAAACACCTCCCGTGAATTTGCGCTGGCCGTTCGTGAACTCGACGGCCGGGAACGGCTGGTGAGCCGGTGGGGACGGGGCGGAATGCTTGCCGACGATTGGGCACCGGACGACAAGGCCGTTCTCGGATCCTGGATCGAACAAGGCTTTCCCGGGCAAACCGCGTTGGCGATCTGGCCCATCGGTCCGATGATGGCCACGCGACCCGGCCGAGTGCTAGTCGAGTCAAGCGGCGTGAACTTTTGGCAGGCTCGCTACTCACCCGATAACCGATGGGTGAGTTTTGTCGCCCAGCGCATGCGGAATCCCGGAACTGTCGAGATCGGGATCGTTGCGGAGAGCAGCAATCATGCCTCGACGTGGACGCGGCTACTCGAGGATCACGTCTGGCCAGACAAGCCGCGGTGGTCTCCGGATGGGCGCACCCTGTACTTCCTCTCGCGGGGAGCCGGCGGCTACTTCAACCTGTGGGGCGTACCCATTGATCCGGCGCGCGGCGCGCAAGCCGGGAAGCCGTTTCAAGTCACGCACTTCAACTCGCCCGATTGGCACATCGAGCCCAACATGGCTACTGCCGGCCTCGGTCTCGCCAGTGACCGACTGGTGCTTCCCATGCAGAACGTGAAAGGCAGCATCTGGCTCTTGTCGGGTGTGAGCCCGTAGCCCCGTCCAGCTTACCGGCGTTGCTCGGGTTGCTGTGCTCAAGTACATTCCGCACGTCGTCATACGAGTTGTCGTCAGGCTGTCAGCGATTGCCCTGGGCATTGCGCAGGTAGCAATGATGACGGCATGACCAACACATTCCGCGACGGCACCGCTGTGACCATCGGCTGCGGCGTGGCACGTGGCCGATGTATTCGCAACCGGCAACAGCGTGAGAGTCCTCCTCGCCGCCAGTCAGGGTGCCACGCCCTCGGAGAGCACGCCACTCGTGCTGGCGTACGCGGGTGTGGAGAACGTCAACGCGCAGATCGACGCACTGCTCGCCACGGGCGTGCTCCGGCGACGAATGGCCATGACGGAGCTGAAAGTCTCGAACTCGATGATCGAAGCCTGGTGGCGTTCGCTCAAACACCACTGGCTCTTTCTGCACGCGCTCGACAGCGTCGCGACGGTGCGGCGCCTGGCGGCGTTCTACGTCGACGAGCACAACCGCGTGCTGCCGCATTCGGCATTTCACGGCCAGACGCCAGACGAGATGTATTTCGGAACGGGCCAAGGAGTCCCGGCGGAACTCGCCACGCGCGCGGAGGCGGCACGCCGAGCACGCCTACAGGCCAACCGATCAGTGAACTGCGACGCATGTCCGGCACTCACGGTGGCGGTGAGAACTCGCGACTCACGGCCCACGTCGCGGGCTCTCGCCTAGATGGCGAGAACTCGCTCAGAAAAGTGCAGAATGTCCTGACACGCAGCCGGGCGGGTCGCAATCGACCAGGCCACGATATCGGCAACGATCGAGAAGCTGTGGCGTCCGTCCACCCGGTGCCACTACAAGCATCGGCACTCGGTTCGAGTCGGCATGACTCCTACTTCCACGGCCACCCGCACTCCCAGCAGCGGGGTAACCCGTCCCACTCCCGAAGCGTGCCGTGGCCGCGTGGGCAATCGGTTGTAAGAGTGACTTCCCCTCGGCGCACAAGAGCCTCAGCGGCCCTTCGTATTTCGGCCCGGGACCTGCTTCGCACGGCAGCAGCACTGAGCGCGGAAACCTTCCGTCGGCTTCGCGCGTCAGAGCTCGACACGGGATGTCCGGGCGCCGCGGCTGTTCTCACCGCGTACCGGTCTCGTAAACCCTCCAGCACTTGGGAGAACTGCTCGAACTCGTTCAAGTTGACCTCGATGACTCTCCTGATTTCGTCCAGCTTGGTCCCGTCAATTGTCGGCCCGAGGAGCGCGTAATCACGGACGTCACGTTTTCCACGGCTGAACGTCAGAGCCCCGTGCAACAGAACTTCCAGTTGCTCGAAGTCGTCTCGGTCGAAATAGAAGGCGAACTCGCCCACTTTGCTGGTGGCCGCATCGAGCAGGCCGGCATATCGGCGGAGGTTGTGATCGTCAACGCACGTCAGCAAAGCGTCGCCCGCAACTTTGAGCTGGAAAAGCGCCGTCCAAACCAACCGCCAGGCCTCTGAAACGCCCTTTCCCGGCTCGAACCGCAACGGCGGGAGACGCGGCTCGTTGCGCGAGGGCAGTAAGGCTTGGCGTGTCAACGACGGGCGAATGGCGCTGACAAGGGCGTTCACCCCCGCCTCCCAATCGGGGAAGACGTCGACCCACTGAAAATCGCGCAGCGTCATGCCGGCACCGATGTCGAGTTCAGGCACTTCACAGCTGTCCAGCCGCACGGGAATGAACCACGTGCGATCTGCTGGCGTCTCCCGGAGAACCTCGATCGCGGAGGTGATCTCCTCATACATGTAAGTGCGATCACGCTTGAAGACCTCGGGCGAGAAGCACGCCAGGAATGAGGCACCTTGCCGGATGGCTTGGCGAATGGTCACCTTCCACCGCTGCCCAGGACGAAGATCGCGGTCGGTCCACGTGTCGATGCCATGCCGATACAAGTCGAGCGCAAGCTTGTCGATCTTGTCAGCATCGGCGCGCACGTAGGAGATAAACACGTGTGCCATTGGCGTTGGGTGCGTCACTGCACGTTATATCGCGGTTCTGCAGTATTCCGACAGAGGTCCGCTTGGCTTCCCACCAGCCGGCCCGGAGAGATGACGAGCCGAGGCTGAAGACTCTTCGCTCTCGTAGCAATCCCGGCGGCCGCTGGAGAACGGCGTTGGTGCATGGCTGCGGACCGTCGGGTAGTGAGTCGGCCGTTGGAGCCGCCGGCATGTCGGCGACCCGCAGTGCTGTGCGCCAGTACATTCTGCACGCCGCCGCGCGAGTTGTCGTCAGGTCGCTAGAGGGAGACCCCGCGTGTGCCTTGGGCGTCATCGAGCGAGTAGCGATGATCACGGCATGACTTCCACCGGTCGCCGGCAGCAGCGTTATGACCATCGACTCCGGGAACTCGTTCGACGCACGGGCGAGCTGCGCCTCGCGACGACTCGCGGCGTGCCGCGATCGACGGCGCGCGCCTGGCTCGGCGCTTCGCCGCATGCCGTGGTGGGTCTGCCTGGGGCGGACCTCACAGACTCAGAACTTCGCCAGGAGATCCTGACGCTGCAGCGACGCGTCCAGAAGCTTGCGGCCCTGCTTCGGCTCGCGCTTGCCGTTCGACCCCGGGCGAGCGTTGGCTCTCCCGCGAGCGTCTGCCGGACGGATCCGCCAAGGCACGGCTTCTGAGCGCGGTCAGTCGCGCTCGCACGTGCATGCCGCTGCGACGGATCCTGCGGTTCCTGCATGTGTCGCCGAGCCGGTCTCACGCTTGGCGCCGTCGGCAGCGCGCGTGTGCACTCGACGATCGGGCATCGTGTCCCCGCTCGTCACCGCAGCGACTCACGCGCGGCGAGATCCAGGCGATCGAGGACATGGTGACCTCGTCGGCCTACCGTCACGTGCCGACGCGGACGCTTGCGGTCCTGGCGCAGCGGCTCTGCACCGTCGGCGCCTCGCCCTCGACGTGGTATCGACTCGTGCGGAAGCACGGATGGCGACGCCCGCGGCTGCGAGTGCATCCCAGCAAGCCCAAGGTGGGTGTGCGAACGGCACGCCCCGACGAGATGTGGCACATCGACACGACTGTGATCCGTCTGCTCGATGGCACGCGCGCCTATGTGCACGCCGTCATCGACAACTTCTCGCGTCGGATTCTGGCATGGCATGTGGCGGATGCGTTCGCGCCCGGCAACAGCGTCGCCGTCCTCCTCGCGGCGACTGAGGGTGCAGCCGTGTCACACGGTGTTCCAGTGGTGTTGGCCGGTGTGGAGAACGTCAACGCGCAGATCGACGCCCTGCTGGAGACCGGCGTGCTGCGGCGTCTGCTGGCCATGACAGAGCTGAAGTTCTCGAACTCGATGATCGAAGCGTGGTGGCGCTCGCTGAAACACCAGTGGCTGTTCCTGCACGCACTCGACAGCGTCGCGACGGTGCGCCGGCTGGTGGCGTTCTACGTGGACGAGCACAACCACGTGCTGCCGCATGCGGCGTTTCAGGGCCAGACGCCAGATGAGATGTACTTCCGGCGGAACTGGCATCACGCGTGAATTCGGCGCGTCGAACACGCCTGCATTCCAACCGTTCAGTGCGCTGCGAGACGTGTCCGGCACCCAAGGCGACGGTGCGACACCAAGACGCAACGCCCGCGTCGGCCTGCTCTCGCCTGAATGGCGAGAACTCGCCCAAAAAATGCGGGACGTCCTGGCACACAGCCCGGCTCCAAAACTGACGGCGCCTCCCACGATGCGTACGCCGGGCGTTGCTGCGACATCCGCCTCTTCAACGAGCCGCCCCTGCCGAAACACGGGCGGCAGCAACTCGCCCGAAGGAATGGGTACGACATACGTCGAACGCTGCTCGGCATCGGAGGCACCCGAGTAGCGGACGCTGAGGTAGCGCCCGTTCTGGACCCAACTCACGAAACACGAGCTGCAAAGCGGTATTCGCGAATCGACGCTGCCTCCACGCGGATACAGGACGACCGGAGAAAGCTCCTTGCCAAGAGGAGTCCGATCGTTGACCACGAGCCATCTGCCGTCCGGAGACACTGCTCGAAGGCCCGTGACAGGCTCGGGTAGCGCCTTGCGTCGGCGTGTGCCGTCCGGCCGCATCTCGAAGACATACGTGTTGGGCCCTTCGAATGCGAGAAACAAGATGCCGTCTTCAGTGACAGCGATGGTCCTCCCGACGTCTTCGGCCACCTTCTGCGCTGCAGAACGGCCGTCCAGGGGAGCCCGCCAGAGCGTCGCATTCGGCTTCTCGCCGACGGTCACGAAGAACACCTCGTTCCGCTTGGCATCGACCGAGTACCTCACGATCGCGTCCGACAGCGCGAGTCGTCGTCGGACGCCGGTGCCGGCATCCACCGACCACAACTCGCCGCGGTTGGCCTGGAAGGCTCCAGGCCGCTGGCTCGCGAGGTAGTACACGGTTCGTCCATCGCGTGAGAACATCGGAAGAAAGCTGTGCCCTTGCTCGGAAAGCGGACGTTCGCCACGCCCGTCCCGAATCCAGACGGTACTGATGCCGGTCCCGACCGACGTGATCAACGAGCGGCCGTCCGGTGCGATCGCGATCCCTTCCTCTTCAGCGGGACCTGCCGTAATTTGGTCCGGCACGCCTGCGGGGAACTCCTGGCGCCAGATGTGGAACGCGCCGCCAGCATTGGCGGTGAAGTACATCCACCGTCCATCGGGCGACCAGGCCGCCGACGTGCAGCTCGCACTGGAGGGCCCGACTTCGCGTCCTCGCGAACTGCCGTCGAAGGGAATCAGGCGGTAGGGCAGCCAGCGCGACGTCTCCATCTCTGCCACGAGTACCGAGCGCCGGTCTGGCGACAGGTACGCGCGATGAGCCATGCCCGTATCGCGCGGTGGGGTGTACACACTGCGCGGTGCGCGACGTCGGTCGTCGCTGGTCACGATCGACATGTGAATGCCGGCCTGTATCTCGGAGAACAGCAGCGCGTCCTTTGCGATCCAGCTCAGGCCGGACGCATTCTCAAGGAGCGGCGTGGCAGTGCCCCCCGAGAGGGGCACCCGCCATGTGTCCCAGGCCCACGTGTCACCGATGCTGGTGTACGTGATATCCAGGCCATCCGGCGAGAAGACTGGCGACATCTTCACGCGGCTGTCATTGGTGAGCGCGCGGGGTTCGCCATCCGGAAGATGCATGACGTACACCTGACCCAGAGTCGTAAAGGTTCTGGGCCCACGAATGAACGTCAGCAGTTGACCATCCGCCGACAACGCAGGTTCGGTGACAGAGTCCGAGAAGTTGGTGACCTGCACCCACTCGCGGCCGAGAGATGGCCTGCTCTCCCGCGATGCCAGCAGGGAGGCCGCGGCCATCCCCGCCATGCCAAGGAGTGCAGTCGTAACGTAGAAGGGTCGCCGTCCGCGCGCGGCCGCAATCCGGTCGAGATCGTCGAGGAGTTCATCGGCCGTTTGATGTCGGTCTGCGGGGTCGTGTGCCAGAGCTTTGCGCAGGAGGCGGCGGACTGTGC includes:
- a CDS encoding DDE-type integrase/transposase/recombinase; protein product: MPLRRILRFLHVSPSRSHAWRRRQRACALDDRASCPRSSPQRLTRGEIQAIEDMVTSSAYRHVPTRTLAVLAQRLCTVGASPSTWYRLVRKHGWRRPRLRVHPSKPKVGVRTARPDEMWHIDTTVIRLLDGTRAYVHAVIDNFSRRILAWHVADAFAPGNSVAVLLAATEGAAVSHGVPVVLAGVENVNAQIDALLETGVLRRLLAMTELKFSNSMIEAWWRSLKHQWLFLHALDSVATVRRLVAFYVDEHNHVLPHAAFQGQTPDEMYFRRNWHHA
- a CDS encoding winged helix-turn-helix domain-containing protein, which encodes MRFYEFDQFRIDTKRHLLMRDGGPVAIKGRAFETLVLLVEHAGRLLEKEELMNRLWPETAVEEANLTQNIFEVRKALGEVPGEQRFIATVARRGYRFVAEVRAIAEEAAADDDPAAVDGQSKVPLVETKRVEGRTVIYAGVAAAIVLSLLGTGLYVVSRRPPPVVSGTPSSTPNAKRLTYGSGLQTDVSWSPDGRRIAYAWNRGGNFDIWVQSIDGGDPTQVTSSPGDDRQPAWSPDGQRLVFRSESDGGGLFTADVQAGPVRRIASYGHRPAWMPDGRDVVFMDSDGLRAAFIVAADGGEAPRRILEAELSRTIWAASAIHPEGRISVITTGKNFPDGVFFVADRTNSRLRAVDTSAAVPFGLLEPNTLRSLTWNASGTGLIVGAVSDGVPTLWRVPVEPVSLRWRTPERLTTAPMRAEASAVSPDGTRVAFTNAHTSTRAWLFPFDANGARLMGDGRALTDEDLALVTLSLAPDGAALCYGAREAGRNRIRLLHTNLATGRTTFLAETREGVISRNGRRVAYPLTRTGSRSTGANTSREFALAVRELDGRERLVSRWGRGGMLADDWAPDDKAVLGSWIEQGFPGQTALAIWPIGPMMATRPGRVLVESSGVNFWQARYSPDNRWVSFVAQRMRNPGTVEIGIVAESSNHASTWTRLLEDHVWPDKPRWSPDGRTLYFLSRGAGGYFNLWGVPIDPARGAQAGKPFQVTHFNSPDWHIEPNMATAGLGLASDRLVLPMQNVKGSIWLLSGVSP
- a CDS encoding toll/interleukin-1 receptor domain-containing protein gives rise to the protein MFISYVRADADKIDKLALDLYRHGIDTWTDRDLRPGQRWKVTIRQAIRQGASFLACFSPEVFKRDRTYMYEEITSAIEVLRETPADRTWFIPVRLDSCEVPELDIGAGMTLRDFQWVDVFPDWEAGVNALVSAIRPSLTRQALLPSRNEPRLPPLRFEPGKGVSEAWRLVWTALFQLKVAGDALLTCVDDHNLRRYAGLLDAATSKVGEFAFYFDRDDFEQLEVLLHGALTFSRGKRDVRDYALLGPTIDGTKLDEIRRVIEVNLNEFEQFSQVLEGLRDRYAVRTAAAPGHPVSSSDARSRRKVSALSAAAVRSRSRAEIRRAAEALVRRGEVTLTTDCPRGHGTLREWDGLPRCWECGWPWK
- a CDS encoding integrase core domain-containing protein; its protein translation is MRVLLAASQGATPSESTPLVLAYAGVENVNAQIDALLATGVLRRRMAMTELKVSNSMIEAWWRSLKHHWLFLHALDSVATVRRLAAFYVDEHNRVLPHSAFHGQTPDEMYFGTGQGVPAELATRAEAARRARLQANRSVNCDACPALTVAVRTRDSRPTSRALA